Within Leptospira noumeaensis, the genomic segment AGGCATCCCAAACATTGGATCCATATCACGGCGGAAAATGAGGAAAAACTAACCTTTCTTTTTCAAAAACATGACATCCATCAACTGACGATTGAAGACATCCTAAACCCAACGAGCCGAATCAAACTAGAGATTTTTCCTAACTATATCTTTTTTGTTTTTCGCGGTTTCCACTTTGAAAGAAACCAACTCACCCAAAAGAATTTTAACTTCATCCTAACTCCCAATCAAATCATTTCCTTAACACTTGATTATCGAGATAGTATTGGGGATCTAATTGACCAATGGAAAGTGAATCATAAAATTTTGGCCCGTGGATATGAATTTATTGTTCATAAAATTTTAGACATTGAAACAGACCATACACTTGCCATCACCCAAAAGATCGAAGAAAGGATCGAACATTTTGAAGATCAAATTTTTAGTAATGCAAAATCATTGGATATCAGTAATGTTTATAGTTTACGAGCAAGCCTTCTTTCCATCAAAAAAGGGATGTTACAAAACAAAGAAGTGTTAGAAGATTTAGAAAAAATCAAAAACAGTTTTTTCAGTGATGAAGCCGATGCTTTTTTTCGGGACGTTCGTGACCATTCCCTTCGGATTTTAGAACTTGTGGATAGTAATATAGAATCCATATCGTCTGCACTCGAAGCACATATTGCTATCTCCACTCGTAAAACAAACGAAATCATGAAAATACTCACGATCATGACTGCGATTATGTTACCAATGTCACTAGTTGCGGGGATTTATGGGATGAACTTCCGACATATGCCCACTCTAGAATGGGAATACGGTTTTATTACGGCTCTTGGTGCCATGGGATTTTTAGGTATTTTGATGTTACTTTATTTTAGAATCAAACGTTGGTATTAATTAATTCTAAATCAGACCACGAATTTGAACTAACAATTCTTTGTCTTCGTCTGGAGGTTCTATTTCCCCTCTTGTCCACTGGTTGAAAAGTTCCTTCAAACGTTTGTTCAGCGATTCAAATTCTGGTGAATTCGGAAATAGGATCACCGAGTTTGACTTCACAGTTTTTCCTGTAGTGGATATAAAAGCAAAGTCAGGAATCATTTTTTCTAGAGTTTCTGCTGAGAAGGCTGGATAATTAGAACCAAGCCAATCCACCGAAGGCAAACAATTCTTTTGAAAATAAGCATCGCTTAGAGCTGAAGTCAGAGCCCTTTTTAGTTGTTGTTTTTTTTCTTTTTCAAATCGTTCTTCTCTTTCCCTAAGTTTCTTTTTAAAGAAATTTTCCCTACGTTTTTGGTATAAAAACTGACGATCCATCTGTGCATAGGAAAGGATTGATTTTGCCTTCGCATAACCAGAGTTTACTATAGGAGTCACTCCTAAATAATAAAAAAGTTTATAAAACCAAGGGATATAATTGAAATAAACTGTTTGCAAGTTTTTACCATAAGTTTTGACAAACTCTTCATCTTTGAATAGAGGTTTTAGTTCTTTTTCGTTTAACTCTATGATGGCTTTAAGATATAAAATATGTTCTGTGGTGAACCGGTAATTTTGAAAAATTAAGTTATTGATATCTTTGATATTACTTTGGTTGTTATTCACAAAAACGGCAATTTTCGAATCTTGGTCATGCCACTCTGCCGAAAGAACTTTGGGATTTTTTCGAAGTAAATCAATGATGATGGTATCGTGTTCGTTGTCTTTTTCTAAATTGATACGAAGAAGCCTTGAATCAAAATCGAATTGGCTATCCAACATCTTCATATACACTTTAAGGAGCCGATCCACTTCACGTTTTTTTTCGACCTCAGCGTATTTGGCTGCCATTTCAGCCACTTTTCGTAAATTATGAACTAAAGGATAAAATCCATTTTCTTTTAAAATTTCTTTAAATCCATACAACATATCAATTTTGGAACGGATGAGATCAATTTCACTAGGTTCCGAATTACCAGTAGCAGGTATTGTTGTATGAATCCGATCAAAGGCTAATCTGATTTCTGTATCAAAGGCCTTTGCTAAAGGTTCTACCTTAGTCATTAAATATTCGTTTGCAATATGAAGGAAATTGGCAGCATCCATTTCCGGGATCGAATAAAATCCCACATGAGGAAGGACAATGATCCGTGGGTCTGCTTCTAATTCATCGATAATGAGTCCACGAGAACGTTTCAACATCTCGGCTGACGGTTGCAAGGGGAACTGTTTGGGCTCCAACAAACGATCTAGTTCATCACCAGACCCATCATTTTCATTGTAATCAATGTCTGCGAGTTTGGTTAAAACATTACGCCATGTGTCTTCGGATAAAATCCGTTTGGCTTGGATGTATTGGAATAAATGTTCTGTAGACTTTGCGATGAGTAATTTATAGGGTTCTTCTAAAGGCATTCCTCCAGGAAGTCCTACAAGAAAATTTACAAATCGTAATTCACCTACATCCGCATCATATTTGATTTCAAAAAGTTGAGTCGTAAGCCCGTAATCAATGAGCTGCCACATGGCATCTAGTGCCGTTTCATGATCCATTTTTAATTTTTCAAAATTCGGATCTGTTGGTCGAAACAAATGACCGCCTTCTATATTCTCCCGCGAACTTTGGACCTCGACCGTCTTCATAATAGACAAGGCTTCTTTTTGTAAAATGATCCCAGAAGACCTTCCTAAGGTTTCTTTAGTAGTGAGTTGTAAAAAATGATCGTGCGGAACTGATATTCTCATGTTTAGATGGCTGTGAGTCCGCCGTCGACAGTCCAGTTGGATCCAGAAATATACCCGGATTCTTTTTGAAGGAGGAAATTCACCACACGGGCGATTTCCGAAGGTTCCGCAATTCTCCTAACAGGCGTTTTGTCGATGATTTTTGCTTTATGATCTGAAACTTGGTCTTCCTGGATTCCCATTTTTGTATCCACAAAACCGGGACTGACTGCATTGGCGGTGATTCCAAATTTTCCCCATTCATCGGCAATGGAACGAATGAAACCAACTAATCCATGTTTGGAGGAAGAATAAGCAACTGAATTGGCTGAACCAACAATTGATAAAGAAGAAGCAATGGCCACGATCCTTCCAAAATTTTGTTTTTGAAAGATAGGCAAAAGAAATTTGGAAAAAAGAAACAAACTACCTAAGTTGATCCGAAAAATGGAATCCCATTCTTCAATCGAAACATCGGTGATGGGATGGTAAGGCCCACCGAATCCAGCGTTATGCACAAGACCATAGAGATCACCAGCATCCGAACTTTCCTGGATGATTTTGGAAAGGCTCCTTTCCACCACAAAAGGTGTTTCTGCCAGATCCACTTCGCGGTAGGTCTCTTGCAAGATGGGGGATGCGGGCCGAACTTTGTCCAAGTTCCAAACAGAAAACCCCGCGAGGACAAGGGTTCGTACGATTTCTCGTCCAATCCCTCCACTGCCACCGGTCACGAGTACAATCGATTCCTTAAATTCCATGGGAACTATAAGATTCCTTTTCTTGGGGTAATGGATAAGTCATCTACAAAGACAGATTTAGGCAAGTGGGAAATACTCCACAAATACTCGGAAATGTCCGAAATAGAAACCATATCATTCTTGTCAAACTGCGGTCTTGTGTCCCAAATTTCTGTGGCCACAGCCCCAAGGCTCACATGAACCACCTTGGTTCCGAATGGTTTCCATTCCTCGCGAAGGGCCCGGGCGATTCCGAGAACCGCATGTTTGGACGCACAATAGGCCACCGATTCTGGAAATCCTTGTTTTCCCGCAGTGGATCCTAAAAACACAAATGTAGCTTGTTGGAAGTAAGACAAATGGGGGGCGAAAGCCTTCGCAAGTAAAATGAGAGAATGGACATTGAGTTGGAAATGCGAAGTTAATTCGTCCTCTTGTAAATCGGCAATTGGGCCAAAAATTCCATCACCCAAAGCAAAATAAACATACAGTTCTGTTTCGATGTAATTAGGTGCAGAAGGTTCTTTTTGGAATCCATATTTCTCTGAAAGGGAAATTTCTATGGTTCTTAGATCTTCCTTTTTTGTGGCATCAAAAACAAAAGTTCCGTTTTCTTTTTTAGAAAAGGTATTGAGTGGGAGTTCTCCTTTTCGGGAAAATCCATAAAGAGAAACAGATTTATCTTCTAAAAATCGGTTGTAAAGCCCTTGTCCAATTCCGGAACCAATTCCAAAAATATAAACTTGGGCTTTTGGTTTCATATCCGTCTTGCCATCACTTGCAAAAGAAAATGCACCGCTTCCAAATGTTTGTTGGCTTCCGCCACAGACTTTCCCCAAACAGTAGGCCCATGGCCTTCAATGAGTAAAAATGGAACTTGGGGTATCCCTTTTGTTTCAATGTAACGTTTGATTTCCGAAGCAATGGTCGGAACATGTGTGTGGTTATAAAAAACAGGAAACTTAAGATTTGGTTTTTCATCCCAAATCCCAAAGGCTTTGATGATTTCAATCGGTGGGAGGGGAATGTCCCGAAACCCTTCTTCTTTTCCAATTCCAAATTCTAACAAATTAGAATCCAAAGTATGGACATGGAGAGCTGCACCTGCCACAGGAATCTTTGAGTAAACCACCTGATGGATGCTCGTTTCTGCGGAAGGTTTTAGACCCTCACCGGCAGAAACCAGGGAACCGTCCGCTACAGAAACCGAAACAAAGTCTTTATTGGTAAGTTCTCCCTTATGTTTTCCAGAAGCTGTGATCCAAAACGTATCTCCATCGCGAGCAGAGAGATTTCCAGCAGTGGCGTACATCCACTGCCTTTCATAATAGGTATGGGAAAGTTTGGTAAGTTCTTGTAAGAAAGAAAAAGATTCCAAATCTATTTGTTGACTCGCTCCACGTAGGACAAATCTCGAAGGTCAATTTTTACTGTGTCTCCCTGTTTGATAAAGATGGGAACTTGAACTTCTCCACCAGTTTCTACAGTCACTCGTTTGAGAGCAAGACCCGTTGTATCCCCTTTGAGACCATCTTCTGCATAAGTCACTTCCAATATAGCAAAGTTAGGAGGTGTGACACCGATTGGTTTGTCATTGTAAAACGAAACTTCCACCGCAGTTTCTTCTTTCATAAATGGAAGGATGTCTTCCACATAATCTTTGGAAACTGGGATCTGTTCGTAATCGTTGACATCCATAAAAATGATTTGGTCACCGTCTGCGTAACAATATTGCATTTTACGACGTTCCAAATCCACACTTTCTAATTTTTCAGCCGCTTTGAAGGTTCTTTCAATGGAAGAATCGCGGACAATGTTTTTCAGTTTGGTACGGATGAATGCAGAACCCTTTCCTGGGTTCACAAACTCTGTTTTGACGACGGAATAAAGCTCGTTCTCAATCTTGAGGATCATTCCTTTTTTTACTTCTGTAATGCCTAAGTTCATAATTTCGTTACTCGTAAACAAAATCCGAGGGACTTGGCCATGTGTCAACCGAAGTATGGTCATAAGCGATGACCTGGTCGGATTGGAAATGGCAATTACAAAACCGAATCACTACCTTAGAGGATTTGGAAAAAAAACTAACTCTTACCGAAGAAGAGAGGGTAAGTTTTGCACCCGCACTAGAAGAATTTAGTTTTGCCGTCACACCTTACTACTTGGAAAGAGTGGAAAAAGATAATCCAAACTGTCCGATCCGCAAACAAATCCTCCCTAGGGCCGGAGAATTGAAAAAAAATCCCAATGAAGTCGAAGACCCACTGGCGGAAGAAAAATATATGCCCGTCAAAGGGGTGACACACAGATACCCTGACCGCGCCATTTGGTATATTTCTCATGTATGTGCCGTGTATTGCCGGTTTTGTACAAGGAAACGAAAGGTATCTGACCCCGAAGAAACTCCCAATCGCAAAGAATGGGAAAAAGCTTTGGAATACTTTCGCACTCATACGGAATTACGAGAAATCATTTTGTCTGGCGGTGACCCACTCACACTTGCTGATTCCTCACTCGATTATCTTTTAGGGGAATTAAAATCCATTCCACATCTCAACCAAGTGCGAATCCATACCCGCCATCCCGTGACTATGCCCATGCGGCTTACAGAGTCTTTAAACGAAGTGTTTGCAAAATACTTTCCTTTGTATATGGTCACTCATTTCAATCACCCCAATGAAATTACAGATGAAACTAAAATGTATGTTATGCGAATGATAAAAACAGGCCATGTCTCTATTTTTAACCAATCCGTGTTACTTTCAGGAATCAATGATGACGCAAAAATTTTGTCGGAACTCAATTACAAACTGATCTCCATCGGGATCAAACCCTATTACCTCCACCAATGTGATGAGGTATTTGGAAGTTCTGATTTTGTTGTGCCGATTGAACGTGGGATTGAAATCTATCGGAAACTCCGTGGTTATCATTCTGGGATCACCATTCCCAGTTATGTAAAAGACCTGACTGGTGGTGGAGGGAAGGTTCTTCTCTCCCCTGACTATTTTCAAAAGAAAACAAAAGATGGATATCTATTCCAAAATTATTTAGGAGATGAATATGAAGTGGGCCATTAAAATCATTCCTGTACTTTTTTTAATGGTTATGGCTTGCCAATCATCGGAACAAGGAATCCTTACCAAAAAAAAATCGGATCCATCTTTAGCGGAACCAAAACCCGAAGAGAAAAAATCTAACCTAACAAAAGAACTTCGCCTGACCTACCACGCCGTTTGGGTGGCAAAAGAAAATTTTGAACTCTTAAAATCGGGTTCTATTTTTGGAACAGGAAATAGTTATGAAATTCAATTGGAATCGGACAAACAAATCCAATGGATGCGACTCTCCTCCACCGACAGAGAAAACCAGTCCCGGTTTCCTTATTTCTATCAGGACGAAGTCCAAAATCCAGATGTTTCCTACTTTGTTTGGGGAAACAAAAAATGCAGTGTCCTTGTATTTTCTCTCCCAGGTTCCAGACTCTATGCACGCTGGGAAGGGATCCATAATGGGTTTTTACTGGTTTTTGAGACCATCATTCCAGGCCAGAACGGTTCCAAAGAACTGGCAAAGGAACTTCACCAAATGGTGCTAAAGTCCCTCGATCTCTATTAACTCTTTAGATTTCCCGCAAAGCCTGATTTTTTAGAAAAAAAGATTAGGCAAATAGAGAGTGGGCGTTAGGCTTTGAGGAGAATTTCTATGTGGTTAAAACTCGGTGAATCGGAAGTTATCAATTTGGATTACATTGCCTCCATCAAAAAAAATCCCAACCAACCTTCCATTGAAATCATTTACCAAGATCTCAATAATGTTAAATCCCTTCCTTTTCCCGGCAATGAAGAACGTGACCGAGCCTTCAAAGCCATTTTAGAAAATTTATCTCGAATGAAATTATACTTTGAATGAACCATGGAATTTGAAGCACTAAACCCTAACCTCTATGCACAAGTTTTGGATGAATTAGAAATCATCCCGTCAACGAAACCTTACCAAATTCTTTTTTATGGATCTAGGGAACGTGGTGATTTCCATCCAGAATCCGATCTCAATTTTTATTTGGTAGCTCATTCGACTGACCAAATGAAGTCACAATTTATTGATTCCATTTCTCGCGCCTTACAAAAGTTAGAAGACGTGGCCCCTGTGAATATGATTGCGGGAGATGCAGATTCTCTTCGTCACAGGTTAAAGATTTCCGAACCAGGAAGTGTGCAACTGATGGAAGCCTCTTCTGTATTTTTTGGGGAAGGCCTTTTTGAAGATTTAAAAACCGATTGGGAAAAGTGGAAACAAAGAGAAATTCCAAAATCCGATCTCACCCTATACCTAGAAAAACGAATTCGTTTTTTCAAACAACAAGTCACTCGAAATATTAAAGACGAAATTTCTCAACTCGAACGGATCACAACTCTCACCCTTCACATTTGGGCTTTGCAAAATATCCATGACCTAACTCATATTGAACTTTTGAAAATGGACACCCCTGACCAGCTTGCTCCCCTTTTCACCAATTTGTATCGAAAGGAAATGGATGAATCAGTATTTGAACTTTTGGAATTACAAACCCGCGTTCGTAAACTGAAAGTAGATGTTCGCTGGAAACGCGAAGTTTCCAGAGAGGACATTCACGAAACCAAATACAAACTCATTTCTCTACGAAATGATGAAGAGTTTATGATGAATCTTTGGGCTTAAAAAAACCGAAGGTTTCAGATTCACCAAGCAAATAATACCTCAAGAGTTGAGCTAGAGAACGGATATTGTTCGTTATGCGAAAGTCTGAAGATTTATAATTAAATATGAAAGATAAAATTTCAACATTACACAAAAAGTTTTACCCTTATACTAGTTTGAATTATTGGCAAGATGTTACTTTTGCTTTCATATTCAGAGAAATAGCTTTTGTTTTATTACCATTAGTAATTATATTTGTTTTGCAAAGGTATTTTACAAATTTCGAATGGAATACTTTTTTTGCCTCAACCGATTTTGCTTTTGCAACAATAGTTTTAATCTGCTCCGGTATATTTCAATTTGTTGAATTAAAAGTAAAAATACAGGGAGATAAATCGGAAAAACTACAGCTTGGGCTAAAGTATTTTGTTATCTTTCTAGTATTATCTTGCATCTTGATGACTATTACTATTTTAAAACAACTAAGAACCCTTTCACAAATTATTCCAGATGATTTAATAGGAAATTTAATGAAAGGATTTATGCTTTTTAGTTTCCTTTTATTATTTATCAAAGTTTCTCAAGAATTAAAAATTGAGTATATACGAAGATACGGCAAATTTAAATCAAAAGAAGACGCATATATAGAAATTAATGAAAATCTAGATAGCATAATTGAGGATTTAAATGGATCTCATTTCTTTTGCGAACAGTCAAAAGACTTAAAGCTAGTTCAAGGAAATATAGAGATGGATTCTTGGGAAGGCTCAACTACAGAATTAAAAGAAGAAATAATTCAGAAAATCCATTCCGCGAAGAAATCACTAGATAGAATAGAAAAATTTCTCAAATATTAGTGAAACTATTCAGACCTTCGCATAACAACGGAGAATCGCTGCGCTTCGGGACTCAGGGTCGGGAAACGTCGAGTAGACTAGTTCGTTATGCGAAATCTCTTAAAAAATTTTCTTTAACAAAAATAACTCAAAAAAATGGAAATTTTTAATCTTTACACTAAGTTCACATAGTTAAACAGTTCTGGTAGATGAACAGTCGAGTCTATATTGAAACTTCAGTAATAAGCTACTATACGGCAAAACTTTCTAAAGATATTCGCACTTTATCGCGTCAGGAAACCACAATTGACTGGTGGGAAGAGGAAATGAGTAAATTTGACTGCTTTATTTCTCTAGCCGTAATTGAAGAAATTTCAAAGGGAAACCAACTCGAAGCTGAAAAAAGATTAAAAGCATCCGAAAATTTGCCAATTTTAGCAGAAAAAGTCGAAATTATGGCTCTTGCTGAGAAATATTTTTCAAAATTAAACATTCCAGAAAAATCTAAATATGATACCATTCATATTGCGTATGCTTCATTTTATGAAGTTGAGTATCTTTTAAGTTGGAATATGAAACACATTTCTAACCCGAGAACTCAAAGTGCATTAATTGACTTGAATTTAGAACTTAATTGGAAAACACCCTTGCTTATTACGCCGGAAGCTTTAATGGAGATTTCATAATGGATGATTTAATTATAACAGAAGTTAGAAAAATTAAAGCAGAATTAGAACAAGAAAGTAAAAATGATTTTGAACTAATTCTTAAAAAACATCAATCGCTACATGAAATTTATAAAGCAAGAATTGTAGAGAAAGATGAATTAGATAAAAAGTCTAAAACACCATCCTTAAAATAAGAGACTTCGCATAACAGCGGGGAAACGCTGCGCTTCGGGACTCAGGGTCAGCCTGCGTCGGTTAGCCTAGTTCGTTATGTGCAAGTTCGCAAAAAATAATTCAAATAATAAAAAGTAGAAAAGAATGGCAATACCACAATTTCAAGAAGCGATGAAACCAGTTCTAGAATTTCTATCTAGAAATAAAGAAAGTCACACCTCGGAGATAAGAAACTATGTAGCTTCGGTTTTCAAAACAACAAATGAAGAAATGGAGGAAATGTTACCATCTAAAAGAGCCAAATTATTCTACAATCGCGTCGCTTGGGCAATTCAATATTTAAAAATGGCAGAATTGATTGAATCCGAAAAAAGATCTTACTATAAAATTACAAATGCAGGAAAAAATTATCTGCCAAATTCCCCGAGTAATATCACCGTACAAGATCTTTCTAAATTTGAAGCTTTTAAATTAAAGAAAGACTCAACAGAAAAATCAGAAAACATACAAGAAATCCAAACTTTATCCTCACAAACTCCAGAGGAAATGATTCAAACTGGGTATAACATCATTTTATCAGATTTATCTTCTGAGCTATTAAAGTTGCTCAAATCTTCCTCACCATACTTTTTTGAATTCATTGTTGTCGATTTGCTTATCAAAATGGGTTACGGTGACAAAAATGATGCAAATGCGATCCTTACTAAAAAAAGCGGTGATGAAGGTGTAGATGGAATTATTAAAGAAGATAAACTAGGATTAGAATTCATCTATGTTCAAGCGAAACGATGGGAAAATCCTGTTGGTAGACAAGAAATTCAAAAATTTGCAGGGGCATTACAAGGTCAAAGGGCTAAGAAAGGAGTTTTTATTACAACTTCTAGATTTTCGAACGATGCAGTTGAATATGTAAACAAAATCGAAAGTAGAATAATCTTAATTGATGGAAATGAATTAACAAAACTAATGATAGAATACGGTGTTGGAGTTTCCGAAAAAGAAAATTTTATTATTAAAAAAATTGATACCGATTATTTTGTTGAAGAATAGCGACTAACCGCTTCACTTCGGGACTTACGCCCTAGTTCGTTATACGCCATAGCTAAAAATTAAAATTTAAAGGAAAACATCCATGTTTAAATGGAAAAAAATATACAAATTACAAATTTCAATAATCAGTTTATGCTTCGGATGTATTCTTACAAATAGTATTATAAAGTATAAATATGAAGATCCAATCTATAACCCTACTCCAAGTAGAAACATAACTGTGATCCTAAACAAAGTCGATGATCATCCGGATGCTTTCAAAGATGGAATATTTATTGAAGGAATTAAGAAAAACGGCTATGGCATGGAAGGTGGCTATATATTTACCAAACCTAGAGGAAATGAAATTATTAAAAATATGTTCATTACAGAACTTCAAAATGTTGGTATCACTATTTCAAATGATGCAAAAGCAAATGTTCCTGAAATCGAAATTCAAGTTAATCAAATTTTCATTGAACCTGAAGTTGGATTTTTTGCTGCCGACGTTATTGCAGTTATTGATATTAATACATTTATCCATTTCAAAAACAAAACTTATAAACGTCGATTTAAAGCTTTCGGTGAAACCACTACCATCATTTGGCCCGATTACTTCTATTATTTAGCTTTAGATAGAAGCTTAAAAAATCTCGCCAGAAAAACTTTACCTGAAGTTGTTGCCATCATTCAGAATGAAAAAGGAAGTTTTTAATTTATGAAAATCTTAATTATCACATTCTTAACTTCATTTATTTTCATTAACTGTTTATATAGATTAAGATATATAAATAAAGATGATACTTCAGAAACTAAATGGAAAATTGAAGAGAAAAGAAATACCAATAAATAGCTACTTCGTATAACAGTGCCTACTCACTTTGCTTTGGCACTAACGACCTCTACGAGGCTCGGCGACGAGGGATGTCGTATCCCCTCGTTCGTTATCCGTAATGACCTAAATGTATGCCTCAGGACACTAGTAACAAAAAAACTAGAGAAAATAGGCCGCAAAGATTACTTTTTGAAATCAAAAACAAGAAAGTAAACTTGACTTATGCATACAAAAGCGCGATCTTATGCATAAGATGAGAACGACAATTGATATCCCTGAAGAATTAGTATTAGAGGCAATGAAACTTACACACATCAAAACAAAAACT encodes:
- the efp gene encoding elongation factor P → MNLGITEVKKGMILKIENELYSVVKTEFVNPGKGSAFIRTKLKNIVRDSSIERTFKAAEKLESVDLERRKMQYCYADGDQIIFMDVNDYEQIPVSKDYVEDILPFMKEETAVEVSFYNDKPIGVTPPNFAILEVTYAEDGLKGDTTGLALKRVTVETGGEVQVPIFIKQGDTVKIDLRDLSYVERVNK
- a CDS encoding KamA family radical SAM protein, with amino-acid sequence MTWSDWKWQLQNRITTLEDLEKKLTLTEEERVSFAPALEEFSFAVTPYYLERVEKDNPNCPIRKQILPRAGELKKNPNEVEDPLAEEKYMPVKGVTHRYPDRAIWYISHVCAVYCRFCTRKRKVSDPEETPNRKEWEKALEYFRTHTELREIILSGGDPLTLADSSLDYLLGELKSIPHLNQVRIHTRHPVTMPMRLTESLNEVFAKYFPLYMVTHFNHPNEITDETKMYVMRMIKTGHVSIFNQSVLLSGINDDAKILSELNYKLISIGIKPYYLHQCDEVFGSSDFVVPIERGIEIYRKLRGYHSGITIPSYVKDLTGGGGKVLLSPDYFQKKTKDGYLFQNYLGDEYEVGH
- a CDS encoding SDR family oxidoreductase, which produces MKPKAQVYIFGIGSGIGQGLYNRFLEDKSVSLYGFSRKGELPLNTFSKKENGTFVFDATKKEDLRTIEISLSEKYGFQKEPSAPNYIETELYVYFALGDGIFGPIADLQEDELTSHFQLNVHSLILLAKAFAPHLSYFQQATFVFLGSTAGKQGFPESVAYCASKHAVLGIARALREEWKPFGTKVVHVSLGAVATEIWDTRPQFDKNDMVSISDISEYLWSISHLPKSVFVDDLSITPRKGIL
- a CDS encoding magnesium transporter CorA family protein; its protein translation is MPALFNYILTPSSKDEVLLDRPLPLSHRHPKHWIHITAENEEKLTFLFQKHDIHQLTIEDILNPTSRIKLEIFPNYIFFVFRGFHFERNQLTQKNFNFILTPNQIISLTLDYRDSIGDLIDQWKVNHKILARGYEFIVHKILDIETDHTLAITQKIEERIEHFEDQIFSNAKSLDISNVYSLRASLLSIKKGMLQNKEVLEDLEKIKNSFFSDEADAFFRDVRDHSLRILELVDSNIESISSALEAHIAISTRKTNEIMKILTIMTAIMLPMSLVAGIYGMNFRHMPTLEWEYGFITALGAMGFLGILMLLYFRIKRWY
- a CDS encoding type II toxin-antitoxin system VapC family toxin; protein product: MNSRVYIETSVISYYTAKLSKDIRTLSRQETTIDWWEEEMSKFDCFISLAVIEEISKGNQLEAEKRLKASENLPILAEKVEIMALAEKYFSKLNIPEKSKYDTIHIAYASFYEVEYLLSWNMKHISNPRTQSALIDLNLELNWKTPLLITPEALMEIS
- the mtnB gene encoding methylthioribulose 1-phosphate dehydratase gives rise to the protein MESFSFLQELTKLSHTYYERQWMYATAGNLSARDGDTFWITASGKHKGELTNKDFVSVSVADGSLVSAGEGLKPSAETSIHQVVYSKIPVAGAALHVHTLDSNLLEFGIGKEEGFRDIPLPPIEIIKAFGIWDEKPNLKFPVFYNHTHVPTIASEIKRYIETKGIPQVPFLLIEGHGPTVWGKSVAEANKHLEAVHFLLQVMARRI
- a CDS encoding restriction endonuclease; the encoded protein is MAIPQFQEAMKPVLEFLSRNKESHTSEIRNYVASVFKTTNEEMEEMLPSKRAKLFYNRVAWAIQYLKMAELIESEKRSYYKITNAGKNYLPNSPSNITVQDLSKFEAFKLKKDSTEKSENIQEIQTLSSQTPEEMIQTGYNIILSDLSSELLKLLKSSSPYFFEFIVVDLLIKMGYGDKNDANAILTKKSGDEGVDGIIKEDKLGLEFIYVQAKRWENPVGRQEIQKFAGALQGQRAKKGVFITTSRFSNDAVEYVNKIESRIILIDGNELTKLMIEYGVGVSEKENFIIKKIDTDYFVEE
- a CDS encoding SDR family NAD(P)-dependent oxidoreductase; the encoded protein is MEFKESIVLVTGGSGGIGREIVRTLVLAGFSVWNLDKVRPASPILQETYREVDLAETPFVVERSLSKIIQESSDAGDLYGLVHNAGFGGPYHPITDVSIEEWDSIFRINLGSLFLFSKFLLPIFQKQNFGRIVAIASSLSIVGSANSVAYSSSKHGLVGFIRSIADEWGKFGITANAVSPGFVDTKMGIQEDQVSDHKAKIIDKTPVRRIAEPSEIARVVNFLLQKESGYISGSNWTVDGGLTAI